Proteins from a genomic interval of Candidatus Hydrogenedentota bacterium:
- a CDS encoding alpha-galactosidase encodes MTIKIALIGAGSRNFAPLSVRDILLSEPLRERGVEIVLMDIVAEHLTEIEQYALQTAATLKHDARISSTTDLAAAVDGADFAVAAIEVDRYLYWAQDFHVPRKHGFRQVYGENGGPGGIFHALRNMGPIIHIAQTMERLCPGAWLINFTNPESKLCEAISRLTKIKNVGLCHGVYHGYLQTAHILGKAVEDIEGAACGINHFTWLQCLRDRKTGEDLYPLLREREARGDWLAEWHEYGMARILFRRFGLWPSPAPNHYGEYVRWAEEFVCDEVQYFYDPMDGPPWQTGHVPEFVYSLSGDKTTRPWFKPEPPPSRFEDAPLKPSDEFAVPIMEGIVCGLKRDLLAINVPNNGTIPNLPDDMVIEAPGIADKSGLRTVQMEALPEGIAAMLRLQGSIHKLLVEAFSERSKNKLVQAFLLDPTVDSYRRAVACVDEMLMLQRELLPEFK; translated from the coding sequence ATGACCATCAAGATTGCGCTCATCGGCGCGGGCAGCCGCAACTTTGCGCCCTTGTCCGTACGCGACATCCTGTTGAGCGAGCCGCTGCGCGAACGCGGTGTAGAAATCGTATTGATGGATATTGTGGCGGAGCATCTGACCGAGATCGAGCAATACGCGCTCCAAACCGCAGCGACGCTGAAACACGACGCGCGTATTTCCTCAACCACGGACCTCGCGGCGGCGGTGGACGGCGCGGACTTCGCCGTCGCGGCCATCGAGGTGGACCGCTACCTCTACTGGGCGCAGGATTTTCACGTGCCGCGAAAGCACGGGTTCCGGCAGGTCTACGGCGAGAACGGCGGCCCGGGCGGCATCTTCCACGCGTTGCGCAACATGGGCCCGATCATTCACATCGCGCAGACGATGGAACGGCTATGCCCGGGCGCATGGCTGATCAACTTCACGAATCCCGAAAGCAAGTTGTGCGAGGCGATTTCGCGATTGACGAAGATCAAGAACGTCGGCCTCTGCCACGGCGTCTATCACGGTTACCTCCAGACGGCGCACATCCTGGGCAAGGCAGTCGAAGACATCGAAGGCGCCGCGTGCGGCATCAATCATTTTACGTGGCTGCAATGCCTGCGCGACAGGAAGACCGGCGAAGACCTCTATCCGCTGCTCCGCGAGCGGGAGGCGCGTGGCGACTGGCTCGCTGAATGGCACGAGTACGGCATGGCGCGCATCCTGTTCCGCAGGTTCGGGCTGTGGCCGTCGCCCGCGCCGAACCACTACGGCGAATACGTGCGCTGGGCCGAAGAGTTCGTGTGCGACGAGGTCCAGTATTTCTATGACCCGATGGACGGCCCCCCGTGGCAGACCGGTCACGTCCCCGAGTTCGTGTACTCACTGAGCGGCGATAAGACGACGCGGCCCTGGTTCAAGCCGGAACCGCCCCCGTCCCGCTTCGAGGACGCGCCGCTGAAACCTTCCGACGAATTCGCCGTGCCGATCATGGAAGGCATCGTCTGCGGCCTGAAACGCGACCTGCTCGCCATCAACGTGCCCAATAACGGGACCATCCCCAACCTGCCGGACGACATGGTAATCGAAGCGCCCGGCATCGCCGACAAGAGCGGGCTGCGCACCGTACAGATGGAAGCGCTGCCGGAGGGTATCGCGGCGATGCTGCGGCTCCAGGGCAGCATCCACAAGCTGCTCGTCGAGGCCTTCTCGGAGCGCTCGAAGAACAAGCTCGTGCAGGCGTTCCTGCTGGACCCAACGGTCGATTCGTATCGCCGCGCCGTTGCGTGCGTTGACGAGATGCTGATGCTGCAGCGGGAACTGCTGCCCGAGTTCAAGTAG
- a CDS encoding IMP cyclohydrolase, producing the protein MYIGRIVSVAQTRDHRLCALYRVSSRSFPNRTAVSGADKISIVPKPGHETDVQKNPYIAYNCARIACGGQVAVVTNGSHTDPIAEKIAQGMSVRDALALTSILLDYEKDQYNTPRISAVVDKRDGSAWLAVVREDGAEVRRIGLQPGHCCYVATYEENVVRPEQGDVFPAMTAEAASAFILGEGVFSQRTNPVTAVAAMAEGSGFALAVSSAV; encoded by the coding sequence ATGTATATTGGCCGCATCGTCAGTGTCGCGCAAACCCGCGACCATCGCCTTTGCGCGCTCTACCGGGTTTCAAGCCGGTCCTTTCCGAACCGGACAGCCGTCAGCGGCGCGGACAAGATCAGCATTGTGCCCAAACCCGGCCACGAGACCGATGTGCAAAAGAACCCCTATATCGCCTACAACTGCGCGCGCATTGCCTGCGGCGGGCAGGTGGCCGTCGTCACCAATGGCAGCCACACCGACCCTATCGCCGAAAAGATCGCGCAGGGAATGTCCGTGCGGGACGCACTCGCGCTCACTTCGATTCTGCTGGACTACGAAAAAGACCAGTACAACACCCCGCGTATCAGCGCGGTCGTAGACAAGCGCGACGGATCGGCCTGGCTGGCCGTCGTGCGCGAGGACGGCGCCGAAGTCCGGCGGATAGGCCTGCAACCCGGCCATTGCTGTTACGTCGCTACCTACGAGGAGAACGTCGTGCGCCCCGAACAGGGCGACGTGTTCCCAGCGATGACCGCGGAGGCGGCAAGCGCCTTCATCCTGGGCGAAGGCGTCTTCTCGCAGCGCACCAACCCGGTGACCGCCGTCGCCGCGATGGCGGAGGGTTCCGGGTTTGCGCTGGCCGTCTCCAGCGCCGTGTAA
- a CDS encoding adenylosuccinate lyase encodes MNTEYVSPLVERFATRGMAELWSAQRKFSTWRRCWVALAEAERELGLPITDEQLDELRAHVDDIDFEAAQRYERKTRHDVMAHIHAYGDAAPKARPIIHLGATSCYVGDNTDLMLMREGLEILLGKAVNVLERLKQFALRWKDLPTLGYTHYQPAQVVTVGKRACLWAQDLLMDAQDLEAGIKRLRCRGVKGTTGTQASFLELFDGDHGKVRQLEQRVAEKLGFDSAYPVTGQTYPRKVDTQVLNILAGIGESVHKFGTDMRLLANLKQVEEPFESTQVGSSAMAYKRNPMRCERVCALGRFLMVAPLHGAFTSAIQWFERTLDDSAIRRLSVPEAFLAADAALNLYLNIMENPQVYPKIIEKHLRAELPFMATENILMAAVKRGGDRQTLHEVIRAHAQAAAARVKQEGLENDLLERLAADPAIPLSSEEVHAALDPSHFVGRAPQQIVEFMASDLQPFLDRNHHRLGVTSDVRV; translated from the coding sequence TTGAACACCGAATACGTCTCCCCTCTCGTTGAACGCTTCGCCACGCGCGGGATGGCGGAACTCTGGAGCGCGCAGCGCAAGTTCTCCACCTGGCGCAGATGCTGGGTCGCTCTCGCGGAGGCCGAGCGGGAACTCGGTCTGCCCATCACGGACGAACAGCTGGACGAGTTGCGCGCGCATGTCGACGACATCGATTTCGAGGCCGCGCAACGCTATGAACGCAAGACGCGCCACGATGTCATGGCTCACATCCATGCCTACGGCGACGCCGCGCCGAAAGCGCGCCCGATCATCCACCTCGGCGCGACGAGCTGCTACGTCGGCGACAACACCGACCTGATGCTCATGCGGGAAGGTCTCGAAATCCTGCTCGGGAAAGCGGTGAACGTCCTCGAACGGCTCAAGCAGTTCGCCCTCCGCTGGAAAGACCTGCCCACCCTCGGCTACACACATTATCAGCCCGCGCAGGTCGTCACCGTCGGCAAGCGCGCCTGTCTTTGGGCCCAGGACCTCCTCATGGACGCCCAGGACCTCGAAGCCGGCATCAAGCGGCTGCGCTGCCGCGGCGTCAAGGGCACCACGGGCACCCAGGCCTCCTTTCTCGAACTTTTCGACGGCGACCACGGGAAAGTCCGCCAGCTCGAGCAGCGCGTCGCGGAAAAACTCGGATTCGATTCCGCTTACCCCGTCACAGGCCAGACCTATCCGCGCAAGGTTGATACACAGGTGCTTAACATCCTCGCGGGCATCGGCGAATCGGTGCACAAATTCGGCACCGACATGCGCCTGCTCGCCAACCTCAAACAAGTGGAGGAACCGTTCGAAAGCACGCAGGTCGGCAGTTCCGCCATGGCTTACAAGCGCAACCCCATGCGGTGCGAACGGGTCTGCGCACTCGGGCGCTTCCTTATGGTCGCCCCGTTGCATGGCGCGTTCACCAGCGCTATCCAGTGGTTCGAGCGCACGCTCGACGATTCGGCTATCCGCAGATTGAGCGTTCCAGAGGCGTTCCTGGCGGCGGATGCGGCGCTGAACCTGTATTTGAATATCATGGAAAACCCACAGGTATATCCGAAAATCATCGAAAAACATCTTAGGGCCGAGCTGCCGTTCATGGCTACGGAGAACATCCTGATGGCCGCCGTCAAACGGGGCGGCGACCGCCAGACCCTGCATGAGGTAATCCGCGCGCATGCCCAAGCGGCGGCGGCGAGGGTCAAGCAGGAAGGCCTGGAGAACGACCTCCTCGAACGTCTCGCCGCGGACCCGGCCATTCCCTTGTCATCCGAAGAGGTCCATGCCGCACTTGACCCGAGCCACTTTGTCGGGCGCGCCCCGCAGCAGATTGTCGAGTTCATGGCGTCGGACTTGCAGCCTTTCCTGGACCGCAATCATCACCGTCTTGGGGTGACTTCGGATGTGCGCGTGTAG
- a CDS encoding putative molybdenum carrier protein encodes MLERVHSGGQTGVDRAALDTALRLGIPCGGWCPKGRLAEDGRIPRIYPLRETPSAEYAERTLWNVRDADGTLILTHGEPAGGTAVTRVFAMKEGTPYFVADLSASPRVEDALAWLRMHAIRTLNVAGPRESTVPGIYELACRFLETLLGEAVHRG; translated from the coding sequence ATGCTCGAGCGCGTTCATTCAGGTGGTCAGACAGGGGTGGACCGCGCCGCGCTCGATACGGCCTTGCGGCTGGGGATCCCCTGTGGCGGATGGTGCCCCAAGGGGCGCCTGGCCGAAGACGGCCGCATCCCGCGTATCTACCCGCTGCGCGAGACGCCATCGGCGGAATACGCGGAGCGCACCCTGTGGAACGTCCGGGACGCGGACGGGACGCTTATCCTGACACATGGCGAACCCGCCGGGGGAACGGCGGTGACTCGCGTGTTCGCCATGAAAGAGGGGACTCCGTATTTTGTCGCCGACCTGAGCGCAAGTCCACGCGTGGAAGACGCGCTGGCCTGGCTCCGCATGCATGCAATCCGGACGCTGAATGTGGCGGGGCCCCGGGAAAGCACCGTGCCGGGTATCTACGAGCTGGCGTGCCGTTTCCTGGAAACGCTGCTGGGCGAAGCCGTGCACCGCGGTTAA
- a CDS encoding ATP-grasp domain-containing protein, whose amino-acid sequence MNVFVFPACNEPGLEIIQALRKSNKFSLFGGSSGKGRYDPARFLVEHYVECPYYQAPGFREQFAAILRDCHIDIVFPAWDPLVAVCSEMRVEGVTFVTPRAEIARLLLSKRATYARLGGAVAVPRLYTLQNAQLPLFVKPDQGSGSRGSYVARSRDELSPALGDETLLCEHLPGDEYTVDCISDRSGVLLFANVRVRANIGRGVALGTRPVDEPAVAEQVEAIARALRIEGPWFAQFKKNAAGEPVLLEVNARIGGSMTLTRLGGVNIPLIAAFLYGGDCVRVPRMCRDVVLNRCLRNFCDCAPFDWVVWDLDDTLLRKDGKPDPEVMACLYDLNNRGKRQLLLTRNGNARALLRLYQVPDFFIEVCISEDKAETLAALIARHGIAPERCVMVNDSYSERFVLEAAFPALRVVAPDAVDYLGRETGR is encoded by the coding sequence GTGAACGTATTCGTGTTTCCTGCCTGCAACGAGCCGGGCCTTGAAATCATCCAGGCGCTGCGCAAGAGCAATAAGTTCTCGCTGTTCGGCGGAAGCAGCGGCAAGGGCCGGTATGACCCGGCGCGCTTTCTGGTCGAGCATTACGTGGAATGTCCATACTATCAGGCGCCGGGTTTTCGGGAGCAATTCGCCGCGATCCTGCGGGACTGCCATATCGACATCGTGTTTCCTGCGTGGGACCCGCTCGTGGCGGTCTGTTCCGAGATGCGCGTGGAGGGGGTGACGTTCGTGACGCCGCGCGCGGAAATCGCGCGGCTGCTGCTGTCGAAGCGCGCGACCTATGCGCGGCTCGGCGGCGCGGTGGCCGTGCCCCGGCTGTACACGCTTCAGAATGCGCAGTTGCCGCTGTTTGTAAAACCGGACCAGGGCAGCGGTTCCCGGGGCAGCTATGTCGCGCGTTCCCGGGACGAACTGAGCCCCGCGCTTGGCGATGAAACGCTCCTGTGCGAGCATCTTCCCGGTGACGAGTACACCGTGGATTGTATCAGCGACCGTTCGGGCGTACTGCTGTTTGCGAACGTGCGCGTTCGGGCGAACATCGGGCGCGGGGTCGCGCTGGGCACGCGCCCCGTGGACGAGCCAGCGGTCGCGGAGCAGGTGGAGGCGATTGCGCGGGCGTTGCGCATCGAAGGGCCATGGTTCGCCCAGTTCAAGAAAAACGCGGCGGGAGAACCGGTATTGCTGGAGGTCAACGCGCGCATTGGCGGCAGCATGACGTTGACCCGGCTGGGCGGCGTGAATATTCCCCTGATCGCGGCGTTCCTGTACGGCGGCGACTGCGTGCGGGTGCCGCGCATGTGCCGGGATGTCGTGCTGAACCGTTGTCTGCGCAACTTCTGCGACTGCGCGCCTTTCGACTGGGTCGTGTGGGACTTGGACGACACCCTGCTGCGCAAAGACGGAAAGCCGGACCCGGAAGTGATGGCCTGTCTCTACGACCTGAACAACCGGGGCAAGCGGCAATTGCTCCTGACGCGCAACGGGAACGCACGGGCGCTATTGCGGCTGTATCAGGTTCCGGATTTCTTTATCGAGGTTTGCATCAGCGAGGACAAGGCGGAGACCCTCGCGGCGCTCATCGCGCGGCATGGCATTGCGCCGGAACGCTGCGTGATGGTGAATGACTCGTACTCCGAGCGGTTCGTCTTGGAGGCGGCATTCCCTGCGCTTCGGGTCGTCGCCCCGGACGCGGTCGACTACCTGGGCAGGGAAACGGGGCGCTGA